In one window of Ovis aries strain OAR_USU_Benz2616 breed Rambouillet chromosome 5, ARS-UI_Ramb_v3.0, whole genome shotgun sequence DNA:
- the LOC105615318 gene encoding ATP synthase F(0) complex subunit C2, mitochondrial-like, which translates to MEHDYLKHSYSKRISELKNLKPALCLLCTGSSSPAAALHPLKMYTCAKFVSTPSLIRRTSTLLSRSLSAVVVRRPETLTDESHSSLAVVPRPLTTSLTPSRSFQTSAISRDIDTAAKFIGAGAATVGVAGSGAGIGTVFGSLIIGYARNPSLKQQLFSYAILGFALSEAMGLFCLMVAFLILFAM; encoded by the coding sequence ATGGAACATGACTACTTAAAGCATTCTTATTCTAAGAGAATTTCAGAATTGAAAAATCTTAAGCCAGCTCTCTGTCTTCTCTGCACTGGGAGCAGCTCTCCTGCCGCAGCCCTTCATCCCCTGAAAATGTACACTTGCGCCAAGTTCGTCTCCACCCCCTCCTTGATCAGGAGAACCTCTACACTATTGAGCCgatcactgtctgcagtggtgGTAAGACGACCGGAGACACTGACAGATGAGAGCCACAGCAGCTTGGCAGTAGTCCCCCGTCCCCTGACCACCTCACTGACTCCTAGCCGCAGTTTCCAAACCAGTGCCATTTCAAGGGACATTGACACAGCAGCCAAGTTCATTGGAGCTGGGGCTGCCACAGTAGGGGTGGCTGGCTCTGGAGCTGGAATTGGGACCGTGTTTGGGAGTCTCATCATTGGTTATGCCAGGAACCCTTCTCTGAAGCAGCAGCTCTTCTCCTACGCCATTCTGGGCTTTGCCCTCTCGGAGGCCATGGGGCTCTTTTGCCTGATGGTGGCCTTTCTCATCCTCTTCGCCATGTGA